A stretch of Meiothermus sp. QL-1 DNA encodes these proteins:
- the mbhE gene encoding hydrogen gas-evolving membrane-bound hydrogenase subunit E, translating to MVVAVLIAFIGALAAPWVHRGLGKQAGWVLALLPLGLTAYFASLLPTVIADGPVRHSATWVPTLSVNFSFYLDGLSLLFALLITGIGTFIVIYSGGYLKGHPDLGRFYLVILLFMASMLGLVLADNVVTLFVMWELTSLTSYLLIGFHHTEFRSRRAATQALIVTAGGGLALLAGLILLAGMGGSWEISELLVKGEVLQAHPLYLPALVLVLLGAFTKSAQFPFHFWLPNAMEAPTPVSAYLHSATMVKAGVYLLARLQPALGGTEVWSSTLMAFGLATLLTGATLTFRHTDLKRLLAYSTVAALGALVFAIGMVPLTSYYGAMGFATFLLAHSLYKGGLFMAAGAVDHEAGTRDINQLSGLFRVMPLTGVAVGLSALSLAGLPPVLGFIGKEVLYMASLQAAPVWMVGLAVLGFAVGATLALLLTVPFFRGPSPEGVHEGPPSLWLGPLALGGLGLLVGLFPGLYNPLAEAVASAVKGQPVEYHLKLWPGFNLALLLSLLTVAVGVGLYFLYPRLQAWMAQEPLPGPENAYVALMRGLMRLSVRVERLLQSGSLRAYLVWTFGGLVGLVGLALVRGEPFWPLGLELEPGQSLLLGLVLLGALLALRLRSHLGMVVVVGVVGAGVALLFLRQNAPDLAITQFLVETLTAILIALVLLQVRQTGPVPRGRWLDKVVALGFGGVVTWLMLGMLAQPMSPHLQQFFVEKSLPEGFGRNIVNVILVDFRALDTFGEITVVGLAGLGVYALLRRRKPEEKP from the coding sequence ATGGTGGTTGCAGTACTCATCGCTTTCATAGGGGCCCTAGCCGCCCCCTGGGTGCACCGGGGGCTGGGTAAGCAGGCGGGCTGGGTGCTGGCCCTATTGCCCCTGGGCCTCACGGCCTACTTCGCCAGCCTGCTGCCCACGGTGATTGCGGACGGCCCTGTGCGCCACAGCGCAACCTGGGTGCCCACCCTCTCGGTCAACTTCTCCTTCTACCTGGATGGGCTCTCGCTTCTGTTCGCCCTGCTCATCACCGGCATCGGCACCTTCATCGTCATCTACTCGGGCGGCTACCTGAAGGGCCACCCAGACCTGGGCAGGTTCTACCTGGTCATCCTGCTCTTCATGGCCTCCATGCTGGGGCTGGTGCTGGCCGACAACGTCGTGACGCTCTTCGTGATGTGGGAGCTCACCAGCCTCACCTCCTATCTGCTGATTGGGTTCCACCACACCGAGTTCCGCTCACGCCGCGCCGCTACCCAGGCCCTCATCGTCACCGCGGGCGGTGGGCTGGCTTTGCTGGCCGGGCTCATTTTGCTGGCAGGCATGGGGGGCTCGTGGGAAATTTCCGAGCTGCTCGTAAAGGGCGAGGTGCTGCAGGCGCACCCCCTCTACCTCCCAGCTTTGGTCCTGGTGCTTCTGGGGGCTTTCACCAAGTCGGCCCAGTTCCCCTTTCACTTCTGGCTGCCCAACGCCATGGAGGCCCCCACCCCGGTCTCGGCCTACCTGCACTCGGCCACCATGGTCAAGGCCGGGGTCTACCTGCTGGCCCGGCTCCAGCCCGCCCTGGGCGGCACCGAGGTCTGGAGCAGTACCCTGATGGCCTTTGGGCTGGCCACCCTGCTCACCGGGGCCACCCTCACCTTCCGCCACACCGACCTCAAACGGCTTCTGGCCTACTCCACCGTGGCCGCGCTGGGGGCGCTGGTCTTTGCCATCGGGATGGTACCCCTCACCAGCTACTACGGGGCGATGGGCTTCGCCACCTTCCTGCTGGCCCACTCGCTCTACAAGGGAGGGCTCTTCATGGCCGCGGGGGCGGTGGACCACGAGGCCGGAACCCGCGATATCAACCAGCTTTCGGGCCTCTTTCGGGTGATGCCCCTCACCGGGGTGGCGGTGGGGCTCTCGGCCCTTTCGCTAGCAGGCCTGCCGCCGGTGCTGGGCTTTATCGGCAAGGAAGTGCTCTACATGGCCTCGCTGCAGGCAGCCCCCGTTTGGATGGTGGGGCTGGCGGTGCTGGGCTTTGCCGTAGGGGCCACCCTGGCGCTTTTGCTCACGGTGCCCTTCTTTCGCGGCCCCTCCCCCGAAGGGGTGCACGAGGGGCCCCCAAGCCTGTGGTTGGGGCCTTTAGCGCTGGGAGGGCTCGGGCTCCTGGTGGGGCTTTTCCCCGGGCTTTACAACCCTCTGGCCGAGGCGGTGGCCAGTGCGGTCAAGGGCCAGCCCGTCGAGTACCACCTCAAGCTCTGGCCGGGGTTCAACCTGGCCCTGCTCCTGAGCCTGCTCACGGTGGCGGTAGGGGTGGGGCTTTACTTCCTCTACCCGCGCCTGCAGGCCTGGATGGCCCAGGAGCCCCTACCCGGCCCCGAGAACGCCTACGTGGCCCTTATGCGGGGGTTGATGCGGCTTTCGGTAAGGGTGGAGAGGCTTTTGCAAAGCGGCTCGCTGCGGGCCTACCTGGTCTGGACCTTCGGGGGGCTGGTGGGGCTGGTGGGGCTGGCGCTGGTGCGGGGTGAGCCCTTCTGGCCTCTGGGCCTCGAGCTCGAGCCCGGCCAGAGCCTGCTCCTGGGGCTGGTGCTGCTGGGGGCCCTGCTGGCCTTGCGCCTGCGCTCGCACCTGGGCATGGTGGTGGTGGTGGGCGTCGTGGGGGCCGGGGTGGCCCTCCTTTTCCTGCGACAAAACGCCCCCGACCTGGCCATCACCCAGTTCCTGGTGGAGACCCTGACCGCCATCCTGATTGCCCTGGTGCTCCTGCAGGTCCGGCAGACCGGGCCGGTGCCGCGGGGGCGCTGGCTGGATAAGGTGGTGGCTTTGGGGTTTGGCGGGGTGGTGACCTGGCTGATGCTGGGGATGCTCGCCCAGCCCATGAGCCCCCACCTGCAGCAGTTTTTTGTCGAGAAGAGCTTGCCTGAAGGCTTTGGCCGCAACATCGTGAACGTGATCCTGGTGGACTTCCGCGCCCTCGACACCTTCGGCGAGATCACCGTGGTGGGGCTCGCGGGGCTTGGGGTCTACGCCCTGCTGCGCCGGCGCAAACCGGAGGAAAAACCGTGA
- a CDS encoding glycerol-3-phosphate acyltransferase codes for MEWVYAALAGYLLGSLPFAYWFGILQNKNILLEGSGNPGSLNAWRVLGAVPGLMVLVLDLAKGLMAVALGEFLARDPAGGLLGGAMAVWGHCYSLWLLGRGGKGIAPSLGALFAVQPALLLLAGASFALAYLLTRHPYRSVFLAALVFPIGSSAFGGHPAYLWFGLGIALPVLMKHLPDWNRQAGP; via the coding sequence GTGGAGTGGGTCTACGCAGCGCTGGCCGGCTACCTGCTGGGCTCCTTGCCTTTTGCCTATTGGTTTGGAATCTTGCAGAACAAGAACATTTTGCTCGAGGGCTCCGGCAACCCCGGCAGCCTCAACGCCTGGCGGGTGCTGGGGGCGGTGCCCGGGCTGATGGTGCTGGTGCTGGACCTGGCCAAAGGCCTGATGGCCGTGGCCTTGGGGGAGTTCCTGGCCCGCGACCCCGCTGGGGGGCTTCTGGGGGGGGCTATGGCGGTGTGGGGGCACTGCTACTCGCTATGGCTGCTAGGGCGAGGAGGCAAAGGCATCGCGCCCAGCCTGGGAGCGCTCTTCGCCGTTCAGCCGGCCCTCCTCCTGCTGGCGGGGGCTTCCTTCGCCCTGGCCTACCTCCTCACCCGCCACCCCTACCGCAGCGTCTTCCTGGCTGCTTTGGTCTTCCCCATTGGCTCGAGCGCCTTCGGGGGCCACCCGGCCTACCTGTGGTTCGGCCTGGGGATAGCGCTTCCCGTCCTGATGAAGCACCTCCCCGACTGGAACCGCCAAGCTGGGCCTTAG
- a CDS encoding argininosuccinate synthase, producing MKIVLAYSGGLDTSIILKWLIENYKAEVITFTADIGQGEEVEEARQKALRTGASKAYALDLREEFVRDFVFPMMRASALYEGYYLLGTSIARPLIAKHLVRIAQEEGAEAIAHGATGKGNDQVRFELTAYALKPDIKVIAPWREWDLVSRPEMMEYAARHGIPVPTTLEKPYSVDANLLHNSFEGGILEDPWAEPPAGMFRLTKDPWEAPDEPELVEIEVERGDVVAVNGERLSPAGLLARLNEIGGRHGIGRVDLVENRFVGMKSRGVYETPGGTLIYHARRAVESLTLDREVLHQRDQLSVKYAELVYNGFWFAPEREALQAYMDHVAQNVTGTVRFRLYKGNIILAGRKSPLSLYDKSLVSFDEKGGYNQADAEGFIKLNSLRLRVRAKAQPRD from the coding sequence ATGAAGATTGTGCTTGCATACTCCGGCGGCCTGGACACCAGCATCATCCTGAAGTGGCTGATTGAAAACTACAAGGCCGAGGTTATCACCTTTACCGCCGACATCGGTCAGGGTGAGGAGGTGGAGGAGGCCCGGCAGAAGGCCCTCAGGACCGGGGCCTCCAAGGCTTATGCCCTAGACCTGCGCGAGGAGTTCGTGCGCGACTTCGTTTTTCCCATGATGCGCGCGAGCGCCCTTTACGAGGGCTACTACCTTTTGGGCACCTCCATCGCCCGGCCCCTCATCGCCAAGCACCTGGTGCGCATCGCCCAGGAGGAGGGGGCAGAGGCCATCGCCCACGGGGCTACAGGCAAGGGGAACGACCAGGTGCGCTTTGAGCTTACCGCCTATGCCCTCAAGCCCGATATCAAGGTAATTGCCCCCTGGCGGGAGTGGGACCTGGTGAGCCGGCCGGAGATGATGGAGTACGCGGCCAGGCACGGTATCCCGGTGCCCACCACCCTGGAAAAGCCCTACAGCGTGGATGCCAACCTGCTGCACAACTCCTTCGAGGGGGGCATTTTGGAGGACCCCTGGGCCGAACCGCCCGCGGGAATGTTCCGCCTGACCAAAGACCCCTGGGAAGCCCCCGACGAGCCCGAGCTGGTGGAGATCGAGGTGGAAAGAGGGGATGTGGTGGCGGTGAACGGCGAGCGCCTTTCCCCGGCGGGCCTGCTGGCCCGGCTCAACGAGATCGGCGGGCGCCACGGCATCGGCCGGGTGGACCTGGTGGAGAACCGCTTCGTGGGCATGAAGTCGCGGGGGGTCTACGAGACCCCTGGCGGCACCCTGATCTACCATGCGCGGCGGGCGGTGGAGAGCCTCACTTTGGACCGCGAGGTGCTTCACCAGCGCGACCAGCTCAGTGTCAAGTACGCCGAGCTGGTCTACAACGGCTTCTGGTTCGCCCCTGAGCGCGAGGCGCTGCAGGCCTATATGGACCACGTGGCCCAGAACGTAACCGGTACGGTGCGCTTCAGGCTGTACAAGGGCAACATCATCCTGGCCGGGCGCAAATCGCCCCTGTCGCTTTACGACAAGAGCCTGGTCTCCTTTGATGAAAAGGGCGGTTACAACCAGGCCGATGCCGAGGGGTTCATCAAGCTCAACTCGCTCAGGCTTAGGGTGCGGGCCAAGGCCCAGCCCAGGGACTAG
- the argH gene encoding argininosuccinate lyase, with translation MREVQKTWGGRFSQAPSQIAQEFNASLGFDKRLALVDIEGSLVHAVMLAQQGILSAEEAEQIRRGLLTVRQEILDGRFPWREALEDVHMNIEARLVELIGPVGGKLHTARSRNDQVATDLRLWLRGELEGALADLKALRRVLVQEAEKYLEPPLVLPGYTHLQRAMPVLLSHWYLAYYEMLTRDAGRIADALRRLNECPLGAAALAGTGFPIDRHHTARELGFERPMRNSMDAVASRDFALEALAALTIGQVHLSRLAEEIVLYTTFEFGFARLPDAFSTGSSIMPQKKNADHAELIRGKVGRVLGGFVALATLTKGLPLTYNKDLQEDKEPLFDAVDTYRASLRLLAAMLPGLEWNPEAMAKAAASGYALATELADYLAERGVPFREAHHVVGRLVRYCIDRGKELSELSLDELKSFHPLFGEEALALTRLENAIHRRRSYGGTAPEAVRAALAEVKLEVGS, from the coding sequence TTGAGGGAAGTGCAGAAGACCTGGGGGGGACGGTTCAGCCAGGCCCCGAGCCAGATTGCGCAGGAGTTCAACGCCTCCTTGGGCTTTGACAAGCGCCTGGCCCTGGTGGACATCGAGGGCTCGCTGGTCCACGCGGTCATGCTGGCGCAGCAGGGCATTCTCAGCGCAGAGGAGGCCGAGCAGATTCGCCGGGGGCTTCTGACCGTGCGGCAGGAGATTCTGGATGGACGTTTTCCCTGGCGGGAGGCGCTGGAGGACGTGCACATGAACATCGAGGCCCGCCTGGTCGAGCTCATAGGCCCGGTGGGGGGCAAGCTTCACACCGCCCGCAGCCGCAACGACCAGGTGGCCACCGACCTGCGCCTATGGCTGCGGGGGGAGCTGGAGGGGGCCTTGGCCGACCTGAAGGCTCTCCGCAGGGTGCTGGTGCAGGAGGCCGAGAAGTACCTCGAGCCCCCTCTGGTTCTGCCCGGCTATACCCATCTGCAGCGGGCCATGCCGGTGCTTTTGTCGCACTGGTACTTAGCCTACTACGAGATGCTCACCCGCGATGCGGGGCGGATTGCGGATGCGCTGCGGCGGCTCAACGAGTGCCCCCTGGGGGCAGCAGCCCTGGCCGGGACGGGCTTCCCCATCGACCGGCACCACACCGCCCGGGAGCTGGGGTTTGAGCGGCCCATGCGCAACTCCATGGACGCGGTGGCCTCGCGCGACTTCGCGCTCGAGGCCTTGGCCGCCCTCACCATCGGCCAGGTTCACCTATCCCGGCTGGCCGAGGAGATCGTCTTGTACACCACCTTCGAGTTCGGCTTCGCCAGGCTGCCCGATGCCTTTTCTACCGGTTCCTCCATCATGCCCCAGAAGAAGAACGCCGACCATGCCGAGCTGATCCGGGGCAAGGTGGGGCGGGTGCTGGGCGGCTTCGTGGCGCTGGCCACCCTGACCAAGGGGCTGCCCCTCACCTACAACAAGGATTTGCAAGAGGACAAGGAGCCCCTCTTCGACGCGGTGGATACCTACCGGGCCTCGCTCAGGCTCCTCGCTGCCATGCTGCCGGGCCTGGAGTGGAACCCCGAGGCCATGGCGAAGGCCGCCGCCTCCGGGTACGCGCTGGCAACCGAGCTGGCCGACTACCTGGCCGAGCGTGGGGTGCCCTTCCGCGAGGCCCACCACGTGGTGGGCCGTCTGGTCCGCTACTGCATCGACCGGGGCAAGGAGCTTTCCGAGCTCAGCCTGGATGAGCTCAAGAGCTTCCACCCCCTTTTCGGTGAGGAGGCCTTGGCCCTTACCCGTTTAGAAAACGCCATCCACCGCCGTAGAAGCTACGGGGGTACCGCGCCTGAGGCGGTGCGGGCGGCTTTGGCCGAGGTCAAGCTCGAGGTGGGGTCATGA
- a CDS encoding N-acetyltransferase: MSNLIKLGTTVLPRVRRGAEVELRKARMRDVDSIYNLIKYWAERGLMLVRSHDHLYENLRDFFVLEDEDGQIVGSGALHILWHDIAEVRGLAIHPDRQGQGLGRWIALAAEREAKDLGIPQIFAWTLQVRFFTSLGYQVTTREALPPKVYAECSACPFYDNCREIGVTKILNPKEAYKGPTRP; the protein is encoded by the coding sequence ATGAGCAACCTGATTAAGCTGGGCACCACAGTGCTTCCCAGGGTACGCCGGGGGGCCGAGGTGGAGCTGCGCAAGGCCCGCATGCGGGATGTGGACTCCATCTACAACCTCATCAAGTACTGGGCCGAGCGGGGCCTTATGCTCGTGCGCAGCCACGACCACCTCTACGAAAACCTGCGCGACTTCTTCGTGCTGGAGGACGAGGATGGGCAGATTGTGGGCAGCGGTGCTCTGCACATCCTCTGGCACGACATCGCCGAGGTGCGGGGCCTGGCCATCCACCCCGACCGGCAGGGGCAGGGGCTGGGCCGCTGGATCGCCCTGGCCGCCGAACGGGAGGCCAAGGACCTGGGCATCCCCCAGATCTTCGCTTGGACCCTCCAGGTGCGCTTCTTCACCAGCCTGGGCTACCAGGTGACCACCCGCGAGGCCCTGCCCCCCAAGGTGTACGCCGAGTGCAGCGCCTGTCCCTTTTACGACAACTGCCGCGAGATTGGGGTGACCAAGATTCTAAACCCGAAGGAGGCTTACAAGGGGCCAACCCGCCCCTAG
- the carA gene encoding glutamine-hydrolyzing carbamoyl-phosphate synthase small subunit has protein sequence MRERAVLVLEDGTAYHGYAFGYRGKSVGEVVFNTAQTGYQEILTDPSYNGQIVVMTYPHQGNYGVNVFDMESNRPWVRGFVAREFSRYAAGPRAQQSLEEFLQDTGVVGLEGIDTRALVRKIREGGVLKGVIAHASHFGSPDYRFTPEDLAALREEARRWTDIDGRDMTPEVSTPLPYQFPTFKGQRRVVVMDFGIKHAQMRYMAELGFELIVVPGKTSPAQIMALEPHGLFVSNGPGDPSMPRYAHETLWKLMGLLPTFGICLGHQLLGLAAGGRTFKLKFGHRGANHPVKNLLTGKIEITSQNHGYAVDPDSLKDFRPTHINLNDGTLEGMAHQRYPVFSVQYHPEANPGPHDSLYLFQRFLEEVDAFNGLSGLPVEKQRVGKLGV, from the coding sequence ATGAGGGAGCGTGCAGTGCTGGTACTGGAGGACGGCACCGCCTACCATGGTTACGCCTTCGGTTACCGGGGCAAGAGCGTGGGGGAGGTGGTCTTCAACACCGCCCAGACCGGCTACCAGGAGATTCTGACCGACCCAAGCTACAACGGCCAGATTGTGGTCATGACCTACCCCCACCAGGGCAACTACGGGGTGAACGTCTTCGACATGGAGAGCAACCGTCCTTGGGTGCGGGGCTTCGTGGCGCGGGAGTTCAGCCGCTATGCCGCGGGCCCCCGGGCCCAGCAGAGCCTGGAGGAGTTCCTGCAGGATACGGGGGTGGTGGGCCTGGAGGGGATTGACACCCGGGCGCTGGTGCGCAAGATCCGCGAGGGGGGGGTCTTGAAGGGGGTGATTGCCCATGCCAGCCATTTCGGCAGCCCCGACTACCGCTTCACCCCTGAGGACCTGGCCGCTTTGCGTGAGGAGGCCAGGCGCTGGACCGACATCGACGGACGGGACATGACCCCCGAGGTCTCCACCCCCCTCCCCTACCAGTTCCCCACCTTCAAAGGACAGCGCCGGGTGGTGGTGATGGACTTCGGCATCAAGCACGCCCAGATGCGCTATATGGCCGAGCTGGGCTTTGAGCTCATCGTGGTGCCGGGCAAGACCAGCCCCGCGCAGATCATGGCCCTGGAGCCCCACGGACTTTTCGTGTCTAACGGTCCCGGCGACCCCAGCATGCCCCGCTACGCCCACGAGACCCTTTGGAAGCTGATGGGGCTTTTGCCCACCTTTGGCATCTGCCTGGGCCACCAGCTTCTGGGCCTGGCCGCGGGGGGGCGCACCTTCAAGCTCAAGTTCGGCCACCGGGGGGCCAACCACCCGGTCAAGAACCTGCTTACCGGCAAGATCGAGATCACCAGCCAGAACCACGGCTATGCCGTAGACCCCGACTCCCTCAAGGACTTCAGGCCCACCCACATCAACCTGAACGACGGCACCCTGGAGGGTATGGCCCATCAGCGCTATCCGGTCTTTAGCGTGCAGTACCACCCCGAGGCCAACCCCGGTCCCCACGACTCGCTCTACCTGTTCCAGCGTTTTTTGGAGGAGGTGGACGCTTTCAACGGCCTCAGCGGCCTTCCGGTGGAAAAGCAGCGGGTGGGGAAGCTGGGAGTATAA
- a CDS encoding DUF4160 domain-containing protein — protein sequence MLTLLRRAGFRFYVKSGSAQERPHVYVGRDHEAWAKFTLSPVGLVVNNGLPRNELNRVQGMVMELEPQLLQLWWDYAKTQGVKPPEEERRAPKAAETPAEPEDDPGLHRG from the coding sequence GTGCTGACCCTTTTGCGCCGCGCGGGTTTCCGTTTTTACGTCAAGTCGGGCAGCGCCCAGGAAAGGCCCCACGTCTACGTGGGCCGCGACCATGAGGCCTGGGCCAAGTTCACCCTGAGCCCCGTCGGTCTGGTGGTGAACAACGGTCTGCCGCGCAACGAGCTCAACCGGGTGCAGGGGATGGTGATGGAGCTCGAGCCCCAGCTCCTCCAGCTTTGGTGGGACTACGCCAAAACCCAGGGGGTGAAGCCGCCCGAGGAGGAGCGCAGAGCTCCCAAGGCGGCCGAAACTCCGGCGGAGCCCGAGGATGATCCAGGTCTTCACCGGGGATAG
- the holA gene encoding DNA polymerase III subunit delta: MIQVFTGDSLLAREALLQEARLQGLTPQLIPPDPEQVAQAASGGLFGPGGALVDLREATEAEWRSLREVLEGLPPGALVLLLDPQPSAARNRWYAEHAQRRDHPAPAPKELAQWVVNRARYHGLKLSAAVAGYLAGLLSKDDPLGLEALDQELKKLALLPSPPSLEKVQALVALEAPLSGFDLVRAATEGRLSQALRTAKQLLERGEDPLRILGALSWQYVRVARAWALLQEDPLLGESAAAQRLGLRPYAARQVLLLARRMSEEAVLGALETLLQAEEAAKSGRDPRLALERAVVRLAAQAGALTSSPT; encoded by the coding sequence ATGATCCAGGTCTTCACCGGGGATAGCCTTCTGGCCCGCGAGGCCCTGCTGCAGGAGGCCCGCCTGCAGGGCCTGACCCCTCAGCTCATCCCCCCCGACCCGGAGCAGGTGGCCCAGGCGGCCAGCGGGGGGCTTTTTGGTCCCGGGGGGGCCCTGGTGGATTTGCGCGAGGCCACCGAGGCTGAGTGGAGGTCCCTGAGGGAGGTGCTGGAAGGCCTTCCCCCCGGGGCCCTGGTGCTTTTGCTCGACCCCCAGCCCAGCGCGGCCCGCAACCGGTGGTACGCCGAGCATGCCCAGCGCCGCGACCACCCTGCCCCAGCCCCCAAGGAGCTGGCGCAGTGGGTGGTGAACCGGGCCCGCTACCATGGGCTGAAGCTTAGCGCTGCGGTGGCAGGCTACCTGGCCGGCCTCCTCTCCAAGGACGACCCGCTGGGCCTGGAGGCCCTGGACCAGGAGCTGAAAAAACTCGCGCTGCTGCCCTCGCCCCCCAGCCTGGAGAAGGTGCAGGCCCTGGTGGCCCTGGAGGCCCCGCTTTCGGGCTTCGATCTGGTGCGGGCGGCCACGGAAGGCCGCCTTTCGCAGGCCCTGCGCACCGCCAAGCAACTGCTGGAGCGGGGCGAGGACCCCCTGCGCATCCTGGGGGCACTCTCCTGGCAGTATGTGCGGGTGGCTCGAGCCTGGGCCCTTCTGCAGGAGGACCCTCTGCTCGGGGAAAGCGCTGCGGCCCAGCGGCTGGGGCTGCGCCCCTACGCTGCCAGGCAGGTCCTTCTCTTGGCCAGGAGGATGTCCGAGGAGGCCGTGTTAGGGGCTCTGGAGACCCTTTTGCAGGCCGAGGAGGCCGCCAAGAGCGGGCGGGACCCCCGGCTCGCCCTCGAGCGGGCGGTGGTGCGGCTTGCGGCTCAGGCGGGGGCGCTCACCAGCAGCCCCACGTAA
- a CDS encoding calcium/sodium antiporter, producing the protein MEWALNLLLIGFGIVLLYFGGEALVNNAVVLARSWGVSTMVVGLTVVAFGTSSPELAASLAAALSGSPAIAIGNVVGSNILNILFILGLAALIQPIRAQALFIKREVPIMIGATLLLFPLLYFDQQISRWEGLLMASLLGLYIWFLYQSGSKESPEVQGEFDQEYGQRPKANWKTYAGVLLGLALLGAGARVLTMGAVALAQALGVGELVIGLTIVALGTSLPEVAASITAALRREPDIALGNIVGSNIFNILGILGLTALVTPVGQPWASVARDMWVMLGASLLLWPFLATGLRLGRREGGVFLGLYGLYVGLLVSAPA; encoded by the coding sequence ATGGAGTGGGCCCTGAATCTCCTTCTGATTGGGTTTGGCATCGTGCTCCTCTACTTTGGCGGCGAGGCCTTGGTCAACAACGCGGTGGTGCTGGCCCGCAGCTGGGGGGTCAGCACCATGGTGGTGGGCCTCACCGTGGTGGCTTTTGGCACCAGCAGCCCGGAACTGGCCGCCAGCCTGGCCGCGGCCCTCTCCGGCAGCCCGGCCATCGCCATCGGCAACGTGGTGGGCTCCAACATCCTCAACATCCTGTTCATTCTGGGGCTTGCTGCCCTTATCCAGCCCATCCGCGCCCAGGCCCTCTTCATCAAACGCGAGGTGCCCATCATGATTGGGGCCACCCTCCTGCTCTTCCCCCTGCTCTACTTCGACCAGCAGATAAGCCGCTGGGAGGGGCTTCTGATGGCCTCTCTGCTTGGGCTTTACATCTGGTTCCTGTACCAAAGCGGCAGCAAAGAGAGCCCCGAGGTGCAAGGGGAGTTTGACCAGGAGTACGGCCAGCGCCCCAAAGCAAACTGGAAGACCTACGCCGGGGTGCTGCTGGGCCTGGCCCTGCTGGGGGCGGGGGCCCGGGTGCTGACCATGGGGGCCGTGGCGCTGGCCCAGGCCCTGGGGGTAGGCGAGCTGGTCATCGGGCTCACCATCGTGGCCCTGGGGACCAGCCTCCCCGAAGTAGCCGCCTCCATCACCGCAGCCCTACGGCGCGAGCCAGATATTGCCCTGGGCAACATCGTGGGCTCCAACATCTTCAACATCCTGGGCATCCTGGGCCTCACTGCTTTGGTCACGCCGGTCGGCCAGCCCTGGGCGAGCGTCGCCCGCGACATGTGGGTCATGCTGGGGGCCAGCCTGCTGCTGTGGCCCTTTTTGGCCACCGGGCTGCGGCTTGGGCGACGGGAGGGTGGGGTCTTCCTCGGGCTATATGGGCTTTACGTGGGGCTGCTGGTGAGCGCCCCCGCCTGA
- a CDS encoding N-acetylmuramoyl-L-alanine amidase → MRRLLISLLLLAAAQGQSLPPLRIGDHPGFARVVLDLPKGASYSLEPLGAVLRVNLPGLRVSPGLQFVNQPELSGYVLEQHEDKAVLLLLTPQGVTPRSGYRTLVLPALEGEGERLVIDLSGAFVDKSPLPPLPSFRFVKASGRRFSVVVDPGHGGFDPGAVGPVAEKWVTLELALRVRRFLEEAGVEVVLSREGDTALGPDKRTDLARRVALAEGRHLFVSIHANAAPPARADGWCGLEVYYYGPPEARPFFPPPAPLPPSPPTLAVGPLELFGQGREEPAQPSAEDIPPPPHLPAPTPAMDAPRRQELSRLLASRVLSHMLGSTAALNRGVRSAEFYVIRYTTVPAILVEVGYLTHPLEGMNLLDPNYLDRLAYGIARGVLEYLENDHPLE, encoded by the coding sequence TTGAGAAGGTTGCTCATCTCGCTCCTGCTGCTTGCCGCGGCCCAGGGCCAGAGCCTACCCCCGCTGCGCATCGGCGACCACCCCGGCTTTGCCCGGGTGGTGCTCGACCTGCCCAAGGGGGCAAGCTACAGCCTCGAGCCTCTGGGAGCCGTTCTGCGGGTAAACCTGCCGGGGCTTCGGGTAAGCCCGGGCCTCCAGTTCGTGAACCAGCCCGAGCTGAGCGGGTACGTGCTGGAACAGCACGAGGACAAAGCGGTGCTTCTCCTCCTCACCCCCCAAGGGGTCACCCCCCGCTCGGGCTACCGCACCTTGGTTCTGCCGGCCCTGGAAGGGGAGGGCGAACGGCTGGTAATAGACCTATCGGGGGCCTTTGTGGACAAAAGCCCCCTACCCCCCCTGCCCAGCTTCCGCTTTGTGAAGGCCAGCGGGCGGCGCTTCTCGGTGGTGGTAGACCCAGGGCACGGCGGCTTTGACCCGGGCGCGGTGGGGCCGGTGGCAGAGAAGTGGGTCACCCTCGAGCTGGCCCTAAGGGTGCGCCGCTTCCTGGAGGAGGCCGGGGTAGAGGTGGTCCTGAGCCGTGAAGGCGACACCGCTTTGGGGCCCGACAAGCGCACCGACCTGGCCCGGCGGGTGGCCCTGGCCGAGGGCAGGCATCTCTTCGTCTCCATCCACGCCAACGCAGCCCCCCCCGCCAGGGCCGACGGCTGGTGCGGCCTGGAGGTCTACTACTACGGCCCCCCTGAGGCGCGCCCCTTCTTCCCCCCACCTGCCCCTCTACCCCCTTCTCCCCCGACGCTGGCCGTTGGCCCCCTGGAGCTCTTCGGGCAGGGCAGAGAGGAGCCGGCCCAGCCCAGTGCCGAGGACATCCCTCCGCCCCCCCACCTCCCTGCCCCTACCCCCGCCATGGATGCCCCGCGCCGCCAGGAGCTTTCGCGCCTGCTGGCCAGCCGGGTGCTTTCGCACATGCTGGGCAGCACCGCAGCCCTCAACCGGGGGGTGCGCAGCGCCGAGTTTTACGTGATTCGCTACACCACCGTTCCGGCCATCCTGGTGGAGGTGGGCTACCTCACCCACCCCCTGGAAGGGATGAACCTGCTCGATCCCAACTACCTAGACCGGCTGGCTTACGGAATCGCGCGGGGGGTGCTGGAGTACCTGGAGAACGACCATCCCCTGGAGTAG